Part of the Leptotrichia massiliensis genome, GTATTTTTTGATATAATAAAATTATGTAATTTTTTAGAAAGAGAAGTGAGAATAAATGGATTCACGAGGAATAAATGAGTTTATAAAAGAAAATGTTGATAAAATTTATGATGAAATGGTAAAAGTCAGAAGAGTTATTCATGAAAATCCTGAACTTGGAGATGAAGAATTTGAAACAAGTAAATTTATAAAAAATTTTTTAATGGAAAATGGAATTGAATTTTCTGAGATTATAAATACAGGAGTTGTTGCGACAATTTATAATGATAAGGAAAATATTAAAAATAAGACAGTTGCGACTCGTGCGGATATTGATGCATTACCAATTTTCGAAGAAAATGAAGTTGAATATAAGTCAAAAAATATTGGAAAAATGCACGCTTGTGGACACGATGCACATACAACTATTCAACTTGGAGTAGCAAAAATTTTGGCAGACAACAAAGATAAATGGCACGGAACTGTGAGATTTTTCTTTCAGCCTGCGGAAGAAACAACTGGCGGTGCTGATAGAATGATAAAAAATGGAGCATTAAAATTTGAAAATGATAAAAATCGAAAAATAGATGCCTTTTTTGCATTACACATGGCTCCAGAAATAGAACTTGGGAAAATTGGGATAAAATATGGAAAAGCACATGCTTCATCAGCAAGAATCCACCTTACAATAAACGGATTTTCTGCCCACGCGGCATTGCCTCACAAAGGAGTTGATGCAATTTTAATTGGGTCAAAAGTTATGGAATACTTACAATCAATAGTAAGCAGAAGAATTGATTCAAGAGAAGAAGCCGTAATTACAATAGGAACATTTAACGGAGGCTTTGCTGATAATGTAGTGTGTGATAAAGTGGAAATGAGAGGAACTGCAAGAACAATGTCCGAAGAAACAAGAACATTTATAATCGAAACACTTGAAAAAGACCTGCCTAAATTTGTAGAATCACTAGGCGGAACAGTAAATGTGGATATTAAGCGTGGCTATGCTCCTGTAATTAACAACGAAGAAATAACAAAAAAAGTAGAAAATAATATTGTTGACTTATACGGAGAAAATGCTCTGGAATTAATAAAACAGCCTAGAATGGATGTTGAAGATGTTAGTTATTTCCTAAATGAAATCCCCGGGTGTTTTTTCAGACTAGGAACAAGAGTGGAAGAAAAAGGCTTAATTTATGATTTGCACCATCCAAAATTTAATATTGATGAGGAAAGCTTGAAAATCGGAATGGGGTTGCAATTGAAAAATATTTTAGAATATTTGAAATAAAAGTTTTTTTATTATAAATTTATTGATTAATGTTTATTTTTCCTATTTATATTTTTAAATTTTTTAACGTAAGGGCATCAATCGCCATACCCTTTTTCGCAATACTAGTTATTTTATATAATACTTTAGATATTAGCGAAAGTGCTACGCACTAATCCCAGCTTGTCTATGTATTTTTTGAAATATTCCCAAGAAAGTTGTCTAGACATTTATTATTTAGATAAATCTAGATTGCTATAAAAATGAAACACATAAATATGTTTAGTCGTTTTCAATCCAAAAAATCACGACATTTTTAGTTTAATTATAGAAATTACTTTGATAAAGAAATTATAATTATACTAATCTCCATTTAAATAACGAATTTATTAGAAACTTTTCTAATAAATTATACAAGCCTTATGTTTTCAAGTAATTTAAGATATAATTCTTATTTTTTTAGACAGAGTTTAGTATAAATTAATCCGTCGGAGCGTTTTTCTGTGCTGGCAAAACTGTTTGAGCATAGCGAGTTTTTTGTCAGTGCAGAAAAATGTCGTAGACTAGCCATAGGTTGTAGGATTTGCGGCAATGAGCAATCCTACGAAAATAAAAATGAAAAAACATAGTAATGTGAAAAAATATTTATTAATCAAAATATATAAAAATTAATAAAAAATAATTTATTTGGATATTTGAAAAGAATATTTGAAATAAAAAAGGAATGAGATGAATAAAATAAAAAATAATTATAAAATTGGACAAAAACTGGAAATTGAGATAGAAAAAATAGTATTTGGTGGGGAAGGACTTGGAAGAGTTGATGGATTTACAGTATTTGTACCGATGAGTGTGCCAGGAGATAAATTGGAAGTGGAGATTATCTCGGTAAAAAAGTCGTATGCAAGAGGGCTTATAACTAGGATAATTGAACCATCAAAGGACAGGATTGAGGATTTGTCCAAAATTAGTTTTGAGGATTTTGATGGCTGTGATTTTGGAATGCTTAAATATGAGAAACAGCTTGAATATAAGGATAAAATGCTTGAAGAAGTGTTGACAAAGATTGCTGAAATTAATTTGAAAAAGGTAAAAATTAGCAAAATTATTGGAAGTGATAAAAAAATTAATTATAGAAACAAGACGGCTGAGCCATTTTTCAAAAAGAATGAAATTATTCAGACAGGATTTTATTCAAGAAAGTCCCACAATGTATTTTCGGCTAAAGAAAGTCTTCTAAAGTCAGAAATTGCCAAGATAATTATTGATAAATTTTTACAGAAAGTAAATAGTTTTGCAGGCACAAAAAAGGAATTTAAAGTTTTTAATGAAGTAAATAATACTGGATTTTTGAAGCAAATAATGGTTAGAAATAATGAAAAAGATGAAGTTATGATAGTTGTTGTCGTAAATAAAAATTCGCAGTATAATCAACTTTCAAAAGTACTGGAAGAAATGTATGATGAAAATGACTACATAAAATCAATCTATATTTCTGTAAAAACTGAACAGAATAACGTAATTTTAGGTAAAAATGTCCATTTATTTGGAAGCCAGTATTTGGAAGAGGAAATGGAAGGATTAAAATTCAAGATTTATCCAAATTCATTTTTCCAGATTAATAAAAAACAGGCACTAAAACTTTACGATGTTGCAATAAACTTTTTGAATGAAGAAAATAAAAATACTGATAAAATCTATGAAAAAACATTAATTGATGCATTTTCAGGAACTGGAACAATTGCGATGATGCTTTCAAAAAACATAAAAAAGGTTATTGGAATTGAAAGTGTGGAAAGTTCAACACTTGCCGCAAAACTGACTTCTTATGAAAACTCCATTCAAAATGTAGAATTTGTAAATGGAAAAGTTGAGAAAGAACTCCCAAAAATTTTGAAGAGAGAAGATGTCGGAGCAATAGTTTTCGATCCGCCAAGACGAGGAATCGAGGAAACTGCCCTAAAAAGTGTTATAAAAAATAAAATTGAAAAAATTGTTTATATTTCTTGCAATCCTGCCACTTTTGCACGAGATGTGAAGATTTTGGCTGAAAATGGATATGTACTAAGGAAAGTTACTCCTGTGGATATGTTTCCGCAAACTCCTCACATTGAGGTAGTAGGGTTGTTAGAAAAATCCGATATTTAAAGGGTTTATTGGGGCTTTTGAATTGAAATAAATTGAGAAAAATGGAGATAAAATAGGACTACTGGTAACAAATTGGTAACAAATAAATTAGTCACCATAGTCCAGTTTTTTTACTTCAATTAATAAATCTTGAGGACTATAATGAGTGTAAACTCCATCAGTAACGTCTAATGATTTATGTCCTACTATTCGTTTAATTTTACTTTCCGTAACATTTAATTTTTTTAATTCTGTAATAAATGTATGACGACAAGCATGTCTATTATTAGTAAAGTTTAATAAATTTCGAAATTCAATAAAATTATTTACAAAAGTAACTTCTGAAAAGGCTTTTTTAGACTTGGTTTGTGAAAATAAAAAATCCTTATTAGGAAATTCATTATAATAGAAAATAATTAAATCTTTTATTTTAGGATGTATTGGAATAATTCTATCTTTTCCTGCTTCTGTTTTTATCCCTCCAATCATATAATTTTCATTAAAAAAAATATTTTCTTTTTTAATGCTTCTGATTTCTCCAGATCGCATACCAGTATACAACATTATTAAAGTCATATCTGCTATTTTTTTTAACTTATTTGTACAATTATTTTCATTAGAATATTTTCTAATTTTTTTAATGGTTTTAATATCAATAACTTTAACAGGTCTAGTTACAGATTTTTTCTGGCTAATTTCCAATAATTCAGAAATATCTTTATCAACTATATTATTTTTCATAGCCATTTTGTATATTTTGTTCAATAAAGTTTTTAAATATTTTGATGTTCCTTTAACAGGAACTGAGATAGCTTGTTGTAATTCATGATATGTCAACTCTCTTATAGGTTTATTTTTTAAATGTGACAAATATAAGTTATAGGATTTATAGTATCTCTCATGAGATCTTTTTGTAACTTCGGCTTGTTTTTTTTCATACCATATTTTCCATAAATCATTTAATGTAGTATTTTTCTCATCGATATTAAATGGCATTATTTTATACTTGGCAAGAGCAATTTCAGCTTCTTCTGATGTGGTATAATAACCAAGAACTGTTCTTTTTATTGTACCATCAATTTGGATTTCTCCTGGGGTTCTAACCATCCAAGGCTTATTTCTTTTTCCAGATAATTTAGTAATTGAACCTGCACCATTTAATTTTCGAGTTCTTCTTTTTTTTCTACCCATATTAATTCCTCTTAATTATAATTAACCAAAATAAATTTAAATGTTATTTCAGTTTATATTCTTTAAAATATTTTGTGAATGACTTGGCTTCTTTTTCCATTAAATCATTGTATTTATCTGCTTCTCCGACTTAATAGATATTGCTTATGTAATATAAAATGTCCAAATTCATGTATTAAAATATCGATTTCTTCTTGAGAAGATAATCCTTTTTTCAAAAAAATAAAGTCTTTATTATTTTTATCAATAAAAAAAGCTCCTTTAAAGAGAAAATTACCGTATAGTATATGAATTTTATAGTGCTTACATAAGAAATGTATATCTTTTGTATTATGAAGAAGCATCAAAATTCTTATTTGTTCTTTTATATAGTTTTTCATAAGTGAATAATATAATAAGATATTTTTATTATATATAGTTTTTACTTATATCGGACATTTTTTTATATATATTTAGACATTGCACTTAATTATACAATACACCTACAAAATTATTTATCTTCATTTTCATATTTTTGCTTATAATAAAATTCTTGCATCAAGTCAATCATTTTCTTTTTATCCTCATCGCTAATATCTTTATCTTTAAAAAATGCTATATTGTGTTTAGTCAAGTTATCTCTTGATATAGAGTTATCCTCGTCTTTAAATCCTAATAAATATTCAGGAGTAGTGTTATATATTTTTGATAAGGCAGTAATTCTTTTAATCGGTATTCTTGAAATCTCACCACTTTCATATCTTTGTAGTGTTGCA contains:
- a CDS encoding tyrosine-type recombinase/integrase; protein product: MGRKKRRTRKLNGAGSITKLSGKRNKPWMVRTPGEIQIDGTIKRTVLGYYTTSEEAEIALAKYKIMPFNIDEKNTTLNDLWKIWYEKKQAEVTKRSHERYYKSYNLYLSHLKNKPIRELTYHELQQAISVPVKGTSKYLKTLLNKIYKMAMKNNIVDKDISELLEISQKKSVTRPVKVIDIKTIKKIRKYSNENNCTNKLKKIADMTLIMLYTGMRSGEIRSIKKENIFFNENYMIGGIKTEAGKDRIIPIHPKIKDLIIFYYNEFPNKDFLFSQTKSKKAFSEVTFVNNFIEFRNLLNFTNNRHACRHTFITELKKLNVTESKIKRIVGHKSLDVTDGVYTHYSPQDLLIEVKKLDYGD
- the rlmD gene encoding 23S rRNA (uracil(1939)-C(5))-methyltransferase RlmD, which gives rise to MNKIKNNYKIGQKLEIEIEKIVFGGEGLGRVDGFTVFVPMSVPGDKLEVEIISVKKSYARGLITRIIEPSKDRIEDLSKISFEDFDGCDFGMLKYEKQLEYKDKMLEEVLTKIAEINLKKVKISKIIGSDKKINYRNKTAEPFFKKNEIIQTGFYSRKSHNVFSAKESLLKSEIAKIIIDKFLQKVNSFAGTKKEFKVFNEVNNTGFLKQIMVRNNEKDEVMIVVVVNKNSQYNQLSKVLEEMYDENDYIKSIYISVKTEQNNVILGKNVHLFGSQYLEEEMEGLKFKIYPNSFFQINKKQALKLYDVAINFLNEENKNTDKIYEKTLIDAFSGTGTIAMMLSKNIKKVIGIESVESSTLAAKLTSYENSIQNVEFVNGKVEKELPKILKREDVGAIVFDPPRRGIEETALKSVIKNKIEKIVYISCNPATFARDVKILAENGYVLRKVTPVDMFPQTPHIEVVGLLEKSDI
- a CDS encoding M20 metallopeptidase family protein yields the protein MDSRGINEFIKENVDKIYDEMVKVRRVIHENPELGDEEFETSKFIKNFLMENGIEFSEIINTGVVATIYNDKENIKNKTVATRADIDALPIFEENEVEYKSKNIGKMHACGHDAHTTIQLGVAKILADNKDKWHGTVRFFFQPAEETTGGADRMIKNGALKFENDKNRKIDAFFALHMAPEIELGKIGIKYGKAHASSARIHLTINGFSAHAALPHKGVDAILIGSKVMEYLQSIVSRRIDSREEAVITIGTFNGGFADNVVCDKVEMRGTARTMSEETRTFIIETLEKDLPKFVESLGGTVNVDIKRGYAPVINNEEITKKVENNIVDLYGENALELIKQPRMDVEDVSYFLNEIPGCFFRLGTRVEEKGLIYDLHHPKFNIDEESLKIGMGLQLKNILEYLK
- a CDS encoding ImmA/IrrE family metallo-endopeptidase: MKNYIKEQIRILMLLHNTKDIHFLCKHYKIHILYGNFLFKGAFFIDKNNKDFIFLKKGLSSQEEIDILIHEFGHFILHKQYLLSRRSR
- a CDS encoding helix-turn-helix domain-containing protein, which gives rise to MKKNTELSDIEIERAKKLKEAREKQGLSLQQVSDKLKKYSTSVSAATLQRYESGEISRIPIKRITALSKIYNTTPEYLLGFKDEDNSISRDNLTKHNIAFFKDKDISDEDKKKMIDLMQEFYYKQKYENEDK